The following proteins are encoded in a genomic region of Paenibacillus sp. FSL R7-0273:
- the ychF gene encoding redox-regulated ATPase YchF: MALKAGIVGLPNVGKSTLFNAITQAGAESANYPFCTIDPNVGVVEVPDERLDKLTELVQPNKTVPTAFEFVDIAGLVRGASKGEGLGNKFLAHIREVDAIVHVVRCFVDENVTHVDGKVNPISDIQTINLELILADLESVEKRIERSRKNIKGGDKKYAQEVEVLERVKEALYEDKPARSLELSDDERLIVRDLHLLTLKPVLYAANVGEDEVATAEENPYVKQVREFAAAENAEVVPISAKVEAEIAELEGEDKEMFLEELGLQESGLNRLIKAAYKLLGLYTYFTAGVQEVRAWTIRKGTKAPGAAGVIHTDFERGFIRAEVVAYSDLLAAGSMNGAKERGQLRLEGKEYLVQDGDVMHFRFNV; the protein is encoded by the coding sequence ATGGCTTTGAAAGCTGGTATCGTTGGATTGCCAAACGTTGGTAAATCTACATTGTTTAACGCAATTACACAAGCGGGTGCGGAATCCGCCAACTATCCTTTTTGCACCATTGACCCGAATGTCGGCGTCGTGGAAGTGCCGGACGAGCGTCTCGACAAGCTGACTGAGCTGGTGCAGCCGAACAAGACGGTTCCGACTGCCTTTGAATTTGTTGATATTGCCGGACTGGTGCGCGGTGCGAGCAAGGGCGAAGGCCTGGGCAACAAGTTCCTCGCCCACATCCGTGAAGTGGATGCGATCGTGCATGTTGTACGCTGCTTTGTGGATGAGAATGTAACCCACGTAGACGGCAAGGTTAATCCGATCAGCGACATTCAGACGATTAACCTGGAGCTGATTCTGGCTGACCTTGAGAGCGTGGAGAAGCGCATTGAGCGTTCCCGCAAAAACATCAAGGGCGGCGACAAGAAATACGCCCAGGAGGTTGAAGTGCTTGAGCGTGTGAAGGAAGCTTTGTACGAAGACAAACCAGCGCGCAGCCTGGAGCTGTCGGATGACGAGCGGCTGATCGTGCGCGATCTGCACCTGCTGACCCTGAAGCCGGTGCTGTACGCAGCTAACGTGGGCGAGGATGAAGTGGCAACTGCTGAGGAGAATCCGTACGTTAAGCAGGTCCGTGAATTTGCAGCTGCTGAGAATGCTGAAGTAGTGCCGATCAGTGCCAAGGTTGAGGCTGAAATTGCCGAGCTGGAAGGCGAAGACAAAGAAATGTTCCTCGAAGAGCTGGGCCTGCAGGAATCCGGTCTGAACCGCCTGATCAAAGCGGCTTACAAGCTGCTTGGACTGTACACTTACTTCACTGCCGGTGTACAGGAAGTCCGTGCGTGGACGATCCGCAAGGGAACCAAGGCGCCGGGCGCTGCCGGTGTTATTCATACCGACTTCGAACGCGGCTTTATCCGTGCCGAGGTTGTGGCATACAGCGACCTTCTGGCTGCAGGCTCCATGAACGGTGCCAAGGAACGCGGACAGCTGCGCCTGGAAGGTAAGGAATATCTGGTTCAGGACGGCGATGTAATGCATTTCCGTTTCAATGTGTAA
- a CDS encoding S41 family peptidase, whose amino-acid sequence MRSKITLLLAAAVILLSLAGCSSPGSKLTQEQRAEDFEYMWAIMEQNYPFFEVNRRLTGTDWLANKEKYKKRVIAAGTDLEFLRNIDDVLRELHNKHTILYGSGTYDYYLDSLYTSPIAQDPWSKLLYQPEVLKRYGRSPSAEPHKPAKPTGAGNKSALNSATDSRAQENVLQRIIEAGQTAYLAIHSFSSEHLSQDIPVISKFLAEVQDYKTLILDIRGNLGGNSAYWQDVLVPLLITEPVRYDTYTLYRGGSYAQPFLEARGLATGMRPIAELAEEHLPLLPPESLTMFETYQKLSMQINPRGRGFQGKLYLLVDHEVFSASEGLAALAKSTGIATLAGERTGGDGLGIDPVIAVMPNSKAVFSFSLEMGLMPDGSCNEEMKTVPDIEVDPDRSRPLLEQPAILKILELERN is encoded by the coding sequence TTGAGGAGCAAAATAACACTGCTGCTGGCAGCCGCCGTAATTCTCCTGAGTCTGGCAGGATGCAGCAGTCCGGGTTCTAAGCTGACGCAGGAGCAAAGAGCCGAAGATTTTGAATATATGTGGGCTATCATGGAGCAGAATTATCCGTTCTTTGAAGTGAACAGGCGGCTTACCGGAACCGACTGGCTGGCCAATAAAGAGAAGTATAAGAAACGGGTTATTGCGGCTGGGACAGACCTGGAGTTTTTGCGCAACATTGATGATGTGCTTAGGGAACTGCATAATAAACATACGATATTATACGGAAGTGGAACGTACGATTATTATCTTGATTCGCTGTATACTAGTCCGATAGCACAAGATCCCTGGTCCAAACTGCTATATCAGCCTGAAGTGCTGAAGCGATATGGCCGTTCTCCGAGTGCGGAGCCGCATAAACCGGCTAAGCCGACAGGAGCAGGCAATAAAAGCGCATTGAATTCAGCTACAGACAGCAGGGCGCAGGAGAATGTACTGCAGCGGATTATTGAAGCAGGACAAACAGCGTATCTGGCTATCCATAGTTTCTCTTCTGAACATTTAAGTCAAGACATCCCTGTAATCAGCAAATTTTTGGCGGAGGTTCAGGATTATAAGACGCTAATTCTGGATATCCGCGGAAATTTAGGCGGCAACTCTGCCTATTGGCAGGATGTACTTGTACCGCTTTTAATAACCGAACCTGTCCGCTATGATACGTATACGCTTTATAGAGGCGGGAGCTATGCCCAGCCTTTTCTGGAGGCACGCGGGCTTGCTACAGGTATGCGTCCAATTGCTGAGCTGGCGGAGGAACATCTGCCTCTATTGCCGCCTGAAAGCCTGACTATGTTTGAAACCTATCAGAAATTATCCATGCAGATTAATCCGCGCGGCCGGGGCTTTCAGGGGAAGCTGTATCTGCTGGTGGATCATGAGGTGTTCTCTGCTTCTGAAGGGCTGGCGGCTCTGGCCAAAAGCACCGGAATTGCTACACTTGCAGGTGAACGTACGGGAGGCGACGGGCTGGGGATCGATCCTGTTATCGCCGTCATGCCGAACAGCAAGGCTGTGTTCAGCTTTTCACTGGAGATGGGCCTGATGCCTGACGGAAGCTGCAACGAAGAAATGAAAACAGTGCCTGATATAGAGGTCGACCCTGACCGATCCAGGCCGCTTTTGGAGCAGCCGGCGATCCTGAAGATTCTGGAGCTGGAAAGGAATTAA
- a CDS encoding GNAT family N-acetyltransferase — translation MIKLVRMDEPTFQFFLKQSTRDYAEDKIRIGAWEQDSAMQLSQAEMSRYLPQGLYTEGAYLYSIVENDSHAQAGYIWFNVVEGRQGKEAFIYDFYIFEPFQRNGYGSMALTLLDEEARSMDVTRIGLHVFGDNDRAFKLYQKMGYGITDITMSKKL, via the coding sequence ATGATCAAGCTGGTCCGGATGGATGAACCGACCTTTCAATTTTTTCTGAAGCAGTCAACCCGCGATTACGCGGAGGACAAAATTAGAATCGGCGCCTGGGAGCAGGACAGCGCGATGCAGCTGTCGCAGGCCGAGATGAGCCGCTATCTGCCGCAGGGCCTGTACACCGAAGGTGCTTACTTATATTCTATTGTCGAGAACGACAGCCACGCCCAGGCCGGCTACATCTGGTTCAACGTGGTTGAGGGCCGCCAGGGCAAGGAGGCCTTTATCTATGACTTTTACATCTTCGAGCCGTTCCAGCGGAACGGATACGGGAGCATGGCGCTGACACTGCTGGACGAGGAGGCACGCTCCATGGACGTCACGCGGATCGGCCTGCATGTCTTCGGTGACAATGATCGTGCCTTTAAGCTGTACCAGAAGATGGGCTACGGGATTACGGATATTACGATGTCCAAGAAGCTGTAA
- the fni gene encoding type 2 isopentenyl-diphosphate Delta-isomerase, with protein MEHLPYKTTQSSSAEAGGDPQLPGAAGGKSLLPSSTTGERKLEHVRLCLNEAVGGSGITTGLEDYRFLHNALPELNFDDLSLRTVFLGRELQTPLLISSMTGGSKATGAINARLAEVAGRRGWALGVGSVRAAVERAELAETFRVRELAPDIPIIANIGAVQLSYGFGVEECRRAVEIAGADWLVLHLNGLQEVFQPEGNTGFASLLTQIEKVCRALPVPVGIKEVGWGIDGDTALRLYNAGVAFIDVAGAGGTSWSQVEKFRSTDPVRRAAAEAFADWGIPTADSIRGVRAAAPAGALIGSGGLKHGVDAAKALALGADLAGFGRSLLGPAVESEEALDRALAQVELELRIAMFGIGAADLSALRGTPRLLKR; from the coding sequence ATGGAACATTTGCCGTACAAGACTACACAATCCTCATCGGCTGAAGCAGGCGGGGACCCGCAGCTGCCAGGCGCTGCCGGGGGGAAGTCCCTGCTGCCTTCCTCCACAACAGGCGAACGCAAGCTGGAGCATGTGCGGCTCTGTCTGAATGAGGCGGTAGGCGGCAGCGGGATTACGACCGGGCTGGAGGATTACCGGTTTCTGCATAATGCGCTGCCTGAGCTGAATTTCGATGACCTCTCGCTGCGCACGGTCTTTCTGGGGCGTGAGCTGCAGACACCGCTGCTGATCAGCTCCATGACCGGAGGCAGCAAGGCGACAGGCGCGATTAATGCCAGGCTGGCTGAGGTTGCCGGACGGCGGGGCTGGGCGCTCGGCGTCGGCTCGGTCCGGGCGGCCGTTGAGCGTGCAGAGCTGGCTGAGACGTTCCGGGTGCGTGAGCTTGCGCCGGACATTCCAATCATCGCCAATATCGGGGCAGTTCAGCTATCCTACGGGTTCGGCGTGGAGGAGTGCCGACGGGCTGTTGAGATCGCCGGGGCTGACTGGCTTGTGCTGCATCTGAACGGGCTGCAGGAGGTGTTTCAGCCGGAGGGCAATACCGGCTTTGCTTCCCTGCTTACCCAAATCGAAAAGGTATGCCGGGCGCTGCCGGTACCGGTCGGCATCAAGGAGGTCGGCTGGGGCATCGACGGTGATACAGCGCTCAGGCTGTACAATGCCGGCGTAGCCTTCATCGACGTGGCCGGGGCAGGCGGCACCTCCTGGAGCCAGGTGGAGAAATTCCGCAGCACCGACCCTGTGCGGCGGGCCGCAGCAGAGGCCTTCGCCGACTGGGGCATTCCGACGGCCGACTCCATCCGCGGGGTGCGGGCCGCGGCTCCGGCCGGCGCGCTGATCGGCAGCGGCGGCCTGAAGCATGGCGTGGACGCCGCCAAAGCGCTCGCGCTCGGCGCCGATCTGGCCGGCTTCGGCCGCAGCCTGCTCGGGCCGGCAGTGGAATCCGAGGAGGCGCTCGACCGGGCGCTCGCCCAGGTGGAGCTGGAGCTGCGGATTGCCATGTTCGGCATCGGCGCAGCTGATTTGTCTGCACTGCGGGGAACGCCCCGCCTGCTCAAGCGTTAA
- a CDS encoding phytoene desaturase family protein, with amino-acid sequence MEREALPLNKQAVIIGAGFGSLSCAVTLAAKGWKVTVLERQAQPGGKLQRVTEQGYTFDRGPSTITMPHVFRSLYELAGAEMEEYVELYELEPRTRNIFADGHTVDLSGDTAFMREQIAAYSPHDADRYREFMAEAELLYRLSEKQFLNRLLLSWKDKLSLPLVRDLLRVRPFLTLQSLLQRYFRHPNTLAMLGRYATYVGSSPYQSPAIFAMLGHVEAKLGVYGVKGGTYKLVEGLVALARRLGVEIVTGTEVTGIATAGGKAEGVETSRGFYPAQTVIAGGDVLSVSRMLLPESARRTMSDRRIAGYEPSLSGLVTLAGVRRKYEQLSHHTVFFPEQYEPEFTDIFGKIRPPQNPAVYVCYSGYSEPGMAPADGSNLFILANAPYLDSGCDWASETEVYGQRITETLKGFGLAGLEQAEVLQRYTPQNLAADTLAHRGAIYGISSNSVRQTFFRPANRSRDIQGLWYVGGTTHPGGGTPVVSLSGRLVGEHIAGGG; translated from the coding sequence ATGGAAAGGGAGGCGTTACCGTTGAACAAGCAGGCGGTTATTATCGGTGCCGGCTTCGGCAGCCTGTCCTGTGCAGTCACGCTGGCGGCAAAGGGCTGGAAGGTGACCGTGCTGGAGCGGCAGGCACAGCCCGGCGGCAAGCTGCAGCGGGTTACGGAGCAAGGGTATACCTTTGACAGGGGCCCGAGCACTATAACCATGCCGCATGTATTCCGCTCGCTCTACGAGCTTGCCGGGGCTGAGATGGAGGAGTACGTCGAGCTGTATGAGCTGGAGCCGCGGACACGGAATATTTTTGCAGACGGGCATACGGTCGACTTATCAGGGGACACGGCATTTATGCGTGAACAGATTGCAGCCTACTCTCCTCATGACGCTGACCGCTACAGGGAATTCATGGCCGAAGCTGAACTGCTGTACAGGCTGAGTGAAAAGCAGTTCCTCAACCGGCTGCTGCTCTCCTGGAAAGATAAGCTGTCCCTGCCGCTGGTACGGGACCTGCTGAGGGTCCGGCCGTTTCTAACGCTGCAGTCACTGCTTCAGCGCTATTTCAGACATCCCAATACACTTGCGATGCTGGGGCGTTATGCCACCTACGTCGGATCCTCCCCTTACCAGTCTCCGGCTATCTTTGCGATGCTCGGTCATGTAGAGGCGAAGCTTGGCGTATACGGTGTTAAAGGCGGTACCTATAAGCTGGTGGAAGGGCTGGTAGCGCTGGCCCGGCGGCTTGGCGTCGAGATCGTTACCGGGACGGAGGTTACAGGCATTGCCACGGCCGGCGGGAAAGCCGAAGGGGTGGAGACCTCGCGCGGCTTCTATCCGGCGCAGACTGTCATTGCCGGCGGGGATGTGCTGAGCGTCAGCCGTATGCTGCTGCCGGAATCGGCCCGGCGGACGATGAGCGACCGCAGAATTGCGGGCTATGAACCTTCGCTGTCCGGTCTGGTGACGCTTGCCGGCGTGAGGCGAAAATATGAGCAGCTATCACATCATACGGTGTTTTTTCCGGAGCAATATGAGCCTGAGTTCACCGATATTTTTGGCAAAATACGCCCTCCGCAAAATCCGGCAGTGTATGTATGCTACTCCGGTTACTCTGAGCCCGGCATGGCCCCGGCGGACGGCAGCAATCTGTTTATTCTGGCCAACGCCCCCTATCTGGACAGCGGCTGCGACTGGGCCAGTGAGACGGAGGTATACGGGCAGCGGATTACTGAGACACTTAAAGGCTTCGGGCTCGCGGGGCTTGAGCAGGCAGAGGTGCTTCAGCGGTATACCCCGCAGAACCTCGCCGCCGACACCCTCGCCCACCGGGGAGCGATATATGGCATCTCCTCGAATTCGGTACGCCAGACCTTCTTCCGTCCGGCTAACCGTTCCAGGGATATTCAAGGGCTGTGGTATGTGGGCGGAACCACGCATCCCGGTGGAGGGACGCCGGTCGTATCCCTGTCCGGGAGGCTTGTAGGCGAGCATATTGCAGGCGGGGGCTAG
- a CDS encoding glycosyltransferase gives MIAVLQGITFMVLLQLAFAVWNASRLPVLGAPHSKETAGLKEVDYRKLLSAPSAADPDKNLAESASSQRPALSVLIPARDEAGNISACLETVLACSTAGRQTEIIVLDDRSADGTAELAAAAGGSRTRVLAGAELPEGWAGKCHACAQLAEAAEGEWLLFLDADIRLQPQALEAALTSAAAQGSGLITGFPRQQTGSWLERLAVPLMVFTIICHLPIPLVRRSRDPRFAAAHGGFMLIHRDSYVRCGGHSAIRSQLVDDMALARAVKLAGDPVTLADITGHTEMRMYHNAPEVWKGYRKNIYAGLGRKPVLLLGVLLFYALLYIFPVMAALWALITGEAAALLWAAAAVAGGAAVKRTADRAGRQPFWFCLLLPASMISLIAIAAASWRGSVSGQGYEWKGRRYR, from the coding sequence ATGATTGCCGTACTGCAAGGAATTACATTTATGGTTCTGCTGCAGCTGGCGTTTGCCGTATGGAATGCGTCACGGCTCCCGGTGCTCGGTGCACCGCATAGCAAGGAAACGGCAGGTCTAAAGGAAGTAGATTACAGAAAGCTTCTGTCCGCTCCCTCAGCTGCAGACCCCGATAAAAATTTGGCGGAATCTGCGTCTTCACAGCGCCCCGCCTTATCCGTGCTGATTCCGGCGCGTGATGAGGCGGGGAATATAAGCGCCTGCCTGGAAACTGTGCTTGCCTGCAGCACAGCTGGACGCCAAACCGAGATTATCGTGCTGGATGACCGATCAGCCGACGGGACTGCAGAGCTTGCCGCAGCCGCCGGAGGCTCACGGACGAGGGTGCTTGCAGGTGCTGAGCTGCCGGAGGGCTGGGCAGGCAAATGCCATGCCTGCGCTCAGCTGGCAGAAGCAGCCGAAGGGGAATGGCTGCTCTTCCTGGATGCTGATATCCGCCTGCAGCCGCAGGCGCTTGAAGCAGCATTAACCTCAGCGGCGGCGCAGGGCAGCGGCCTGATTACCGGCTTTCCGCGGCAGCAGACCGGCTCCTGGCTGGAGCGCCTGGCCGTACCGCTGATGGTGTTCACCATCATCTGCCATCTGCCAATTCCGCTTGTCCGCCGCTCAAGGGATCCGCGGTTTGCGGCCGCCCACGGCGGCTTCATGCTTATCCACCGGGACAGCTACGTCCGCTGCGGCGGGCACAGCGCCATCCGCAGCCAGCTGGTGGATGATATGGCGCTGGCGAGGGCGGTCAAGCTGGCCGGTGATCCGGTGACCCTGGCCGATATTACAGGGCATACAGAAATGCGGATGTATCATAATGCCCCCGAGGTCTGGAAGGGCTACCGCAAAAATATTTACGCCGGCCTCGGACGCAAGCCGGTGCTGCTGCTGGGTGTACTCCTGTTCTATGCGCTTCTGTACATATTCCCGGTAATGGCTGCGCTTTGGGCGCTGATCACCGGGGAGGCGGCAGCTCTGCTCTGGGCGGCCGCCGCCGTGGCCGGAGGAGCCGCCGTAAAAAGAACGGCAGACCGGGCAGGCAGGCAGCCCTTCTGGTTCTGCCTGCTGCTGCCGGCAAGTATGATAAGCCTGATTGCCATTGCAGCCGCATCCTGGCGCGGCAGTGTATCCGGCCAGGGCTATGAATGGAAAGGGAGGCGTTACCGTTGA
- a CDS encoding lysophospholipid acyltransferase family protein codes for MLEAAKSRSFDALFSRYNTLYLLHRHFRFIGLSGELQPASAGGRPVLYIMNHSSWWDGLLAYHAARRLTRRRQYFMMEEAQLRKFQFFRRLGAYSINREEPADVRASLRYTARLLGEGGSVWMYPEGELLPLEHRPLQLKEGAAVVLRLCPDAAVVPVTLYHGLFFHPKPEATLLAGEPLLQPWKELDRGGISALLSSCLQEQLDRHRQLILEHKGHMPSCFTPLIKTGGSVHERFDAWRRGSR; via the coding sequence ATGCTCGAAGCGGCCAAATCCCGAAGCTTTGATGCGCTGTTCAGCCGCTATAATACCCTTTATCTGCTGCACAGGCACTTCCGCTTTATCGGGTTATCAGGTGAGCTGCAGCCTGCTTCAGCCGGGGGCAGGCCAGTGCTGTACATCATGAATCACAGCTCCTGGTGGGACGGTCTGCTGGCCTATCATGCAGCCCGAAGGCTGACCCGCCGCAGGCAGTATTTCATGATGGAGGAGGCGCAGCTGCGCAAATTTCAATTTTTCCGCCGTTTGGGCGCTTATTCCATTAACCGCGAGGAGCCGGCGGATGTTCGTGCCTCGCTGCGGTATACAGCCAGGCTGCTTGGTGAAGGCGGCAGCGTATGGATGTATCCTGAGGGGGAGCTTCTGCCGCTTGAACACCGCCCGCTGCAGCTTAAGGAAGGGGCTGCAGTTGTGCTGCGCCTGTGTCCGGATGCGGCGGTTGTACCTGTGACCCTGTATCACGGCCTGTTCTTCCATCCCAAGCCGGAGGCCACTCTGCTGGCAGGTGAACCGTTGCTGCAGCCGTGGAAGGAGCTGGACAGAGGCGGTATTTCAGCGCTACTGTCCTCCTGCCTGCAGGAGCAGCTGGACCGGCACCGCCAGCTGATTCTGGAGCATAAGGGACATATGCCCTCCTGCTTCACACCGCTGATCAAAACCGGCGGATCGGTTCATGAACGATTTGACGCCTGGCGGAGGGGAAGCCGATGA
- a CDS encoding carotenoid biosynthesis protein, translating to MIRTVFWIWYAIGALLLIFFTVPQGLQFSNGLFLVFYAVYAGELIVKGYERPFVADRSVIFSAQPDPVRFLLSAVLIWTGGMAVEWYGVHTGHLFGSYGYSDILGPLLYGVPATLGFAWIAVVGNAVLLARDFGQSGWRLMVLRAVQVGFWTVLLDLVLDPVAHARGFWSWGDGGGFYGVPVSNFIGWLIAGSLLSLLIPPVRLTGRAVRRGTRLYQAVILMFGLVGLREGLPLCIIIAGIGAALAEGSLRYARSGQIPKL from the coding sequence ATGATCAGGACGGTATTCTGGATCTGGTATGCAATCGGCGCACTGCTGCTTATCTTTTTCACTGTGCCGCAGGGCCTGCAGTTTTCAAATGGACTTTTCCTGGTGTTTTATGCTGTTTATGCCGGAGAGCTAATCGTCAAGGGATATGAACGCCCCTTTGTGGCCGACCGGTCAGTCATTTTTTCGGCGCAGCCTGATCCTGTCCGTTTCCTCCTTTCTGCTGTATTAATCTGGACCGGCGGAATGGCTGTGGAATGGTATGGCGTTCATACCGGTCATCTGTTCGGCAGTTACGGATACTCTGATATCCTCGGTCCGCTGCTGTACGGTGTGCCGGCCACTCTGGGCTTCGCCTGGATTGCAGTAGTCGGCAATGCCGTTCTGCTGGCCCGTGACTTCGGCCAGTCCGGCTGGCGGCTTATGGTGCTGCGGGCGGTGCAGGTCGGCTTCTGGACCGTTTTGCTGGACCTGGTGCTTGATCCTGTTGCCCATGCGCGGGGCTTCTGGAGCTGGGGGGACGGAGGCGGCTTCTACGGGGTACCGGTGAGCAACTTCATCGGCTGGCTGATTGCCGGCTCGCTGCTGTCGCTCCTTATCCCTCCTGTCCGCTTAACCGGAAGGGCAGTGCGGCGCGGCACCAGGCTATATCAGGCGGTAATTCTTATGTTCGGTCTTGTCGGCCTGCGTGAAGGGCTTCCGCTATGCATAATCATTGCCGGTATTGGGGCAGCTCTGGCAGAAGGGAGCCTGCGCTATGCTCGAAGCGGCCAAATCCCGAAGCTTTGA
- a CDS encoding phytoene/squalene synthase family protein yields the protein MINESIMRDCEELMKKGSTSFHKAFAGLPSPRREAVHVIYAFCRIIDDSVDEPEKSPYTIHELRRNFKRLDEAEGHFIWPALRWLFASFPKLTREPFLLQMQGQLGDLTFTHYETMEELESYCYLVAGTVGEMLLPVLRDDSDEGVQAAGIALGIGMQIVNIIRDVGEDLRRGRRYVPLALMQKHGYTQEELESGIVDQRFVNVIEDLRREALGWFEKGLAHVETYPPESGLAVELAAAFYAAILDSVAEAGYDVFRNRAYVSDEAKLRMLGRTAARYASRLGGRTAKAAVL from the coding sequence ATGATAAATGAGAGCATTATGCGTGACTGTGAGGAACTGATGAAGAAGGGCTCTACCTCCTTTCATAAGGCGTTTGCCGGGCTGCCTAGCCCGCGCCGGGAAGCGGTGCATGTCATCTACGCCTTCTGCCGGATTATTGACGACAGTGTGGATGAGCCCGAAAAGTCGCCATACACCATACATGAGCTGCGCCGGAACTTTAAGCGGCTTGATGAAGCGGAAGGCCACTTTATCTGGCCGGCGCTGCGCTGGCTGTTCGCCAGCTTCCCGAAGCTGACAAGGGAACCGTTCCTGCTGCAGATGCAGGGCCAGCTGGGGGATTTGACGTTCACCCATTACGAGACGATGGAAGAGCTGGAAAGCTACTGTTACCTGGTAGCCGGCACTGTCGGCGAGATGCTGCTTCCGGTTCTGCGCGATGATTCGGATGAGGGTGTGCAGGCGGCAGGCATTGCACTGGGTATCGGTATGCAGATTGTCAATATTATCCGCGATGTAGGCGAAGATCTGCGGCGGGGCAGGCGTTATGTACCGCTTGCGCTTATGCAGAAGCACGGATACACCCAGGAGGAGCTGGAGTCGGGGATCGTCGACCAGCGCTTCGTGAACGTGATCGAAGACCTCCGCCGGGAAGCGCTGGGCTGGTTCGAAAAGGGGCTCGCCCATGTGGAGACCTATCCGCCTGAGAGCGGTCTGGCGGTAGAGCTGGCGGCGGCATTTTATGCGGCTATCCTGGATTCGGTGGCTGAAGCCGGGTACGATGTATTCCGCAACAGGGCGTATGTCAGCGATGAAGCCAAGCTGCGGATGCTGGGCCGTACAGCGGCACGTTATGCCTCAAGACTGGGCGGCAGAACCGCGAAGGCTGCGGTACTGTAG
- a CDS encoding phytoene desaturase family protein: protein MSRVAIVGGGIGGLTAALLLSRQGQQVVIYERAGKVGGRVAFEEEGPYRIDQGPTIVLLPEMLNGILEEGGLPPGSLELLRCDPLCRIHFRSGRVLTKVAGLEEQAAEIEREFPGEGSGFLRFMGDMAGLFPRGKASFLEQPFHRRREFFSPANLRLMSRLRAYRSLRSAVGSYFRSEELRDAFSLQSLYIGGAPFRTPGIYTMLPYAESAFGIWMLKGGYGKLPQILSRELLSRGVEIHTGTEVETLTVEDGRCTGLTAGGVKHSYDAVLYNGEFPQLEGLLPAELFAGSTDPGNGAVKVSSGARGRIKRGRYKPSSGCVLIYAGADRRWPESQTHQFFLPDSLNDNLRELFDQDRVSELPSYYVFNPAALDDSAAPPGESALYFLIPVPADPGLDWEAIAEPLAQRVLDDAEQRGFPGLKASLRWKTIRTPADAQKDGLYGGGSFGIAPVLSQLGVFRPQPRPYPIKGLYAAGASVHPGGGVPIVMQGARMAVHELMKEMKQ, encoded by the coding sequence GTGAGTCGCGTGGCTATCGTCGGCGGCGGCATCGGCGGGCTGACCGCGGCGCTGCTGCTAAGCCGCCAAGGGCAGCAGGTTGTTATCTATGAGCGTGCGGGCAAGGTCGGCGGGCGGGTCGCCTTTGAAGAGGAGGGGCCGTACCGGATTGACCAGGGGCCGACCATTGTTCTGCTGCCGGAGATGCTGAACGGCATTCTGGAGGAAGGCGGGCTTCCGCCAGGCAGCCTTGAGCTGCTGCGCTGCGATCCGCTCTGCCGGATTCACTTCCGGAGCGGGCGTGTGCTGACCAAGGTGGCGGGCCTGGAGGAGCAGGCAGCGGAGATTGAACGTGAATTTCCCGGAGAGGGCAGCGGCTTCCTCCGGTTTATGGGCGATATGGCCGGACTGTTCCCCCGGGGCAAGGCCTCCTTCCTGGAGCAGCCGTTCCACCGGCGGCGTGAGTTCTTCAGTCCGGCGAATCTGCGGCTGATGAGCCGTCTGCGTGCCTACCGCAGCCTGCGGTCGGCGGTCGGCAGCTATTTCCGCAGCGAGGAGCTGCGGGATGCCTTTTCCCTGCAGAGCCTGTATATCGGCGGAGCCCCGTTCCGCACCCCGGGCATATACACGATGCTGCCGTATGCGGAGAGCGCGTTCGGCATCTGGATGCTGAAGGGCGGCTACGGGAAGCTCCCGCAGATCCTCTCCCGCGAGCTGCTCAGCCGCGGGGTTGAGATTCATACCGGCACAGAGGTCGAGACCCTGACCGTTGAAGATGGACGGTGCACCGGACTTACAGCCGGCGGGGTTAAGCATTCATATGATGCTGTGCTCTACAACGGTGAGTTCCCGCAGCTGGAGGGGCTGCTGCCGGCTGAGCTGTTCGCCGGGAGTACAGACCCGGGAAACGGGGCAGTGAAGGTCAGCTCCGGTGCAAGAGGCCGGATCAAGCGCGGCCGGTATAAGCCCTCCTCAGGTTGTGTGCTGATCTATGCCGGCGCTGACCGGCGCTGGCCGGAATCGCAGACGCATCAGTTTTTCCTGCCTGACAGCCTGAATGACAACCTGCGTGAGTTGTTTGACCAGGACAGAGTTTCAGAGCTGCCCTCCTATTATGTATTTAATCCGGCGGCGCTTGACGACAGTGCGGCCCCGCCGGGGGAAAGTGCTCTTTACTTCCTGATTCCCGTGCCTGCTGATCCGGGGCTCGACTGGGAGGCCATTGCAGAGCCTTTGGCGCAGCGTGTCCTGGATGATGCGGAGCAGAGAGGCTTTCCGGGCCTGAAGGCCAGTCTGCGGTGGAAGACAATCCGTACCCCTGCGGATGCGCAGAAGGATGGCTTGTACGGCGGCGGCAGCTTCGGCATTGCTCCGGTGCTCAGCCAGCTGGGTGTATTCCGGCCACAGCCCCGGCCTTACCCGATTAAAGGTCTTTATGCTGCCGGCGCCTCCGTTCATCCCGGCGGCGGTGTGCCGATTGTTATGCAAGGAGCAAGGATGGCTGTCCATGAACTTATGAAGGAGATGAAACAATGA